tgttataaaaaaaatcaaatttgaattcagaTGCAACTGTACTCAGGTCTCATCTGAATGATATGCTTCCCTGTTCTTATTGCCTAGGATCTCGACCGTCATAAGAAATTGATAAATCCACGTGCATTTGATACCTCCATTAGGCATTATCATGTCATCTCTAAGTAACAAGACTATTGACTTTTTTCCTAATTATACATTTTGATTATGAATAATATGTTGGAATTATTTCAATGACCAAGGTTAATATCTCCTTCTGCCGCGCAAGCTCGTTTTCAGAATGTAATGGAAGAGAGGGATAAATTCTTCGAAGCAAATGATCAGATTGTTGCCCATCTAAAAACCAAGGTCTACCACTCTGTTCAAACATTATCATGTTTTCCTCCGCATGTGTAAAATTTGTGTGTGTACTGTTGGTTTGATTTTGCCTTTCATTTATTTGATTGGATTTGTCTTTACAAATTTGTAGGAAGACGAGCTATCAAGATCCATCAACTCGTGTCAAGCAGAAGTAAATGTTATTGTTACTTGGATCAACTTTTTGGAGGATGCTTGGTCTCTTCAGTGTTCATACACCGAGTCCAAGGAGAAGGATACCAAGTATGTTTCTGAAGACTGACAGCATCTGATTTTTGGACCGATATCGCTAAACTTTAATTTTTCCAAATAACTCTCGGCATATAATGCATcattgcatttaaaaaaaaatgatgttaAATAGTTTTTTTAACGTTAAAATTTAGAAATTATATTGAAACTAAActccaaaaattattttttatgagactaaattattttaaaatgcaatttttgttattttaaatttatgatttctataataaattttagaaaatgtTAGGAGTGGTGTGATCGttttcaaaaaaatcaaaagtatagataaaaatattaataattttaattttttgggaAATGAATGAGATATGGTAGTTACAGGTGAATTACAAATTTAATAAACATagattattatgatattttttgtACTTTGAGAAGAGTATTTCACCGTGACCCCAAGAATAATTACTCTAATTTCCTCATGCTTTATAAGATGGTAGGTACAGGTTTTAGCTTCTGTTCTCAAACTTCTCATATTTCATCATGTTTTAGTCCTGAGAGTTCTATTTTCTTTGTTTTAATATTTGAACATTGAAATTATATTGATACTAATTTATGACTTCGTTTTAAAGTGCTGAACTGGAGAGACACGAAGGTTACTTTATGAACTTGGTTACTAAGCTGCTCTCTTCTTATGAGGTGCTTATTATTAGTCTCCCCTTAGATGACGCTTAAGCCAACTATCATTCCCGTTCTTACAAAAAATTTCCGAATTATATACTATTTGACACTATTGTTCTATGCAGAAAGAGTTGAGACATCCTATTGATCGCATTGGGAAATATGTCGAGAATTTAAAGACCTTAACTCAAGGGTACTTCCTCATGTTATGTTTGCAGTAGATTATGGTTCCAAATTCGACCAAAGTGCCTTTTTACCTTTTCAGGTCAGCACTAACTCTTTATACAGAAATGGACAACTTCAAAATGTTGAATCCAAGGAGAAATCTGGAGGAGGAATACCTTGATTATGAAGCTAGGGTAAAAACAATGCTCCCTATATTTCTGCATCGTGTTTTCATAATCCCAATATGTAAAACTGAGAACAGCTTACCAACACTagtatttcttcttcttttttaaaTCAACCGCGCTAGGCGTGCTTTTGTAGAAAAACAGGAAGACGCCAATACTAATTACACTTGAAATTTACAGAAGTCAAGTGTCTTGTTTATTGCAGATCATAACTACTTTCAGCGTAGTGGACAACATGAGAGAGCAGTTCTATGCTCAGCAAGGAAAAATATCCAGGTCTGATCCTCAAAATTCTTCTGTTCCTACATTTTGTTAACCATTCTTAAATTTCCTGTTTTGGACCGTTCAGCAAAGAAAATCCTAAGGTTAAAGAGCTATTCGACAATATTGAGAAGCTAAGACAGGAATTCGAGCCCATTGAGAGGCCTAATTTGGAAATCGAGAACCCTACTAAAGAGTCAGATGCATCTCCTCGGGATAAGTCAAGAGAAAGTGTTCCACAACCCACAGACCAAACTGCAGAGGCACTTGGAGCTGAGGGCCAAAAGCCTCCTGTGAAGCCAGAGCATGTGCTTGACCCCGAAGCAGAATTGGCAAAGCTAGAGTCAGAATTTGGCAATGTTCGTCATGATTACTCCGCAGAAGAAATCGGTGAGTGGGAATTTGACGAGCTCGAGAGGGAGTTGAGATCTGGGGACTCGTCTAGCAAATAGATGGATGCCGTATGCAACAACGACAATGTTCTGTTTTgctcgtagtcttcgaatcttGGTAAATGGTTCTGAGCTCCTCGAGCAATATTTTAGCTTTTGGAGTCCACTTTAATGCTTGCTGCATTTTAAGTTGTCCAATCGTGTGtacattttttaaaatgtaaaataaattgaatgtcTGTAGATCTCAATATGTTGTTTTTTTCGGAGCTCaaatttttaatgttttgaGATGACAAAGGCTTGTTTTTATTGCAgtttgtattttttatttatggaATTCACATTTTGTAATATTGATATAAAtgtcttgtttttatttttgtttcggATGGGTAAGCATAGGCTGTAAACGGGCCGCATGGGTCGTTCTCATTTTTTTCAGGCCCAATACGGTAACTTAAGCCCAATTCAGAGCTTTCTCGGGCTTCAGACATGCCTTCTAACTATCTTGGTCCCTGGATTAGACCCAACCCAGTAACAGGGAAGAATATTCTCTTGTGCCTAAAATCTTAGAAATTTTTTTGATAAGATCGTTCTAACGACccctaattaatttttttttatctatttttaaaaaatgcgtCGTAATTAATCTGAAGAAAGTAAAAGAAACACATTAAATTTATAggtgaaaattattttttgttgttgttgatttcTTGGTCTTCTAGTGTGAATGGTGAGATTCCAAGATCTATGATGTCTCGGATTCAAATCCACTTATGTGGGAAGTTTATATGATAAATCTCACATCACATTGTATATATAAAAAGTATTTGCCTAAAAGAAGTCAGAAatgttcataaaaaaattaaattattctttaaaaaaataaatggcATTGGggaatgtttatttattttttactaCTTAGTATTTCATATGCGACAGAATGTTATTtatgtaattaattattaaaatcagtaaatattagtttttgaataagtatttaaaattattgatataatataatgaatatatattttaaatattattataagaaattattattaaaaaatgttCATGTTTATTTGAGATAAAGCTCAAATGAACATAACAATATTCTCTCGTTAATTGACTTTGTTATCTTAGCAGAGTGGAACTATGATTAATAAAGAgaatagaaaaaaaatttaaatatcatatattatattgtttatcaaaaaattaaacaataaataaaaaatttcaaaaaatctaTATTCGTTTTGTAATTTATTGGATGAATAAATTTTGattgaattttaattattttttaagacatgttcaaaaatatttatataaagttctattgagatttataataataataataattaacgaACAATCAATATACAAAAAGTTCAcgatgtattattttaaaaagttgaatataatattatataaaaatatatattttatttaatatgataGAGAGTAATGCTACTAAAtctataaaaataaaacaaaactcaaatcgaaataatatttgatcattttatattaaattattatttatcagtcaaaagaaatattttattaactattttttatttttattttttttattatgttaagTTATTAATCTACATTTTATTATCTCGATTTTACTTGGAACGgtgtataaatatataaattccACCGAGACAGGCATACTGTATATTATATTACTTTTGTCCACGATGTCCACCAGTTACAGTCCATCGAGAAGCACAGCCAGCTTCAGGATGCCGTTGAGCGGCGGCGGCGGAGTGTCTAGGTTGAGATCCTCCGCTTCAAAAAAGCCTCCCGAGCCGCTGCGTCGAGCTGTCGCGGATTCTTTGTCCACTGCCGTTCCGACGAATCTCGAAGCATCCCGGACATTACGGGTTTGGATACATGCCACTTCTCGCCCAATTTTTCTTTTGCTTTCGGATCTTGTTTAATGTTCTTTGCTCGAAATTAACCAGTGTTTTCTTGCTCTAGTATTTGGTATTTTGTTGGggtgaaattgtgattttgaatgTGCATTGTGGGAATTTTTGTAGGGGGATGGGTTTTAGCGGGTGAATTGAGCTGGGGATTGATTCCGGGGTT
This Primulina eburnea isolate SZY01 chromosome 2, ASM2296580v1, whole genome shotgun sequence DNA region includes the following protein-coding sequences:
- the LOC140820409 gene encoding uncharacterized protein isoform X3; the protein is MLFPWYSWNKYVLYYDSVMGGEPMTFRDVFLYSQALEGISICMILEAPNEDEVPLLLDLFGLCLTGGKEVHNAIVSSIQDLAKVFSSYEDEVLVNREELLQFAEGAITGMKVNADIGRIDAEVSTLKKKLDELKASHRHVGDGHETNYKGDISLTIEDLKEALSHIRACSRLEGLLLKKKALKYGDTTEIHAQKVDKLKVLLESLFSSSGKSENRIAEHRAQKEEALKFRVSKATQVSEVEKELAAEISGLEKQRNELETELKKVLISPSAAQARFQNVMEERDKFFEANDQIVAHLKTKEDELSRSINSCQAEVNVIVTWINFLEDAWSLQCSYTESKEKDTNAELERHEGYFMNLVTKLLSSYEKELRHPIDRIGKYVENLKTLTQGSALTLYTEMDNFKMLNPRRNLEEEYLDYEARIITTFSVVDNMREQFYAQQGKISSKENPKVKELFDNIEKLRQEFEPIERPNLEIENPTKESDASPRDKSRESVPQPTDQTAEALGAEGQKPPVKPEHVLDPEAELAKLESEFGNVRHDYSAEEIGEWEFDELERELRSGDSSSK
- the LOC140820409 gene encoding uncharacterized protein isoform X5 codes for the protein MGGEPMTFRDVFLYSQALEGISICMILEAPNEDEVPLLLDLFGLCLTGGKEVHNAIVSSIQDLAKVFSSYEDEVLVNREELLQFAEGAITGMKVNADIGRIDAEVSTLKKKLDELKASHRHVGDGHETNYKGDISLTIEDLKEALSHIRACSRLEGLLLKKKALKYGDTTEIHAQKVDKLKVLLESLFSSSGKSENRIAEHRAQKEEALKFRVSKATQVSEVEKELAAEISGLEKQRNELETELKKVLISPSAAQARFQNVMEERDKFFEANDQIVAHLKTKEDELSRSINSCQAEVNVIVTWINFLEDAWSLQCSYTESKEKDTNAELERHEGYFMNLVTKLLSSYEKELRHPIDRIGKYVENLKTLTQGSALTLYTEMDNFKMLNPRRNLEEEYLDYEARIITTFSVVDNMREQFYAQQGKISSKENPKVKELFDNIEKLRQEFEPIERPNLEIENPTKESDASPRDKSRESVPQPTDQTAEALGAEGQKPPVKPEHVLDPEAELAKLESEFGNVRHDYSAEEIGEWEFDELERELRSGDSSSK
- the LOC140820409 gene encoding uncharacterized protein isoform X4 yields the protein MVLLEQVLYYDSVMGGEPMTFRDVFLYSQALEGISICMILEAPNEDEVPLLLDLFGLCLTGGKEVHNAIVSSIQDLAKVFSSYEDEVLVNREELLQFAEGAITGMKVNADIGRIDAEVSTLKKKLDELKASHRHVGDGHETNYKGDISLTIEDLKEALSHIRACSRLEGLLLKKKALKYGDTTEIHAQKVDKLKVLLESLFSSSGKSENRIAEHRAQKEEALKFRVSKATQVSEVEKELAAEISGLEKQRNELETELKKVLISPSAAQARFQNVMEERDKFFEANDQIVAHLKTKEDELSRSINSCQAEVNVIVTWINFLEDAWSLQCSYTESKEKDTNAELERHEGYFMNLVTKLLSSYEKELRHPIDRIGKYVENLKTLTQGSALTLYTEMDNFKMLNPRRNLEEEYLDYEARIITTFSVVDNMREQFYAQQGKISSKENPKVKELFDNIEKLRQEFEPIERPNLEIENPTKESDASPRDKSRESVPQPTDQTAEALGAEGQKPPVKPEHVLDPEAELAKLESEFGNVRHDYSAEEIGEWEFDELERELRSGDSSSK